One stretch of Clavibacter michiganensis DNA includes these proteins:
- the yidC gene encoding membrane protein insertase YidC encodes MDFLGTILWPIKWVIELILVGFHTLWTTLGLDPDNGATWVLSIVGLVLVVRAALIPIFVRQIKNQRRMMEVAPQLKKIQDKYKGKRDQFSREAMSRETMALYKDTGTNPLSSCLPLLLQMPIFFSLYSVLHRAAVEELPGIGLLNAQLSRSFGESSFLGAPLQSAISTANGNVTVIVIATTMVILMSASQFITQLQIMAKNMSEETKASPMFKQQRILLYILPLVFAVSGIAFPLGVMFYWLVSNFWTMGQQFLVIRNMPTPGSEAARAREARLARKGKLVAPEASTQSSTIVVEERKPAQRQQPVGKNRAKKQSGSKSR; translated from the coding sequence ATGGATTTCCTCGGAACGATCCTGTGGCCGATCAAGTGGGTCATCGAACTCATCCTGGTCGGCTTCCACACGCTCTGGACGACGCTCGGGCTGGATCCCGACAACGGCGCCACCTGGGTGCTGTCGATCGTGGGCCTGGTGCTCGTGGTCCGTGCGGCGCTCATCCCGATCTTCGTGCGGCAGATCAAGAACCAGCGCCGCATGATGGAGGTCGCGCCGCAGCTGAAGAAGATCCAGGACAAGTACAAGGGCAAGCGCGACCAGTTCTCCCGCGAGGCGATGTCCCGCGAGACCATGGCGCTTTACAAGGACACAGGCACCAACCCGCTCAGTAGCTGCCTGCCCCTGCTCCTGCAGATGCCGATCTTCTTCTCGTTGTACTCCGTGCTCCACCGGGCCGCGGTCGAGGAGCTGCCGGGCATCGGCCTCCTGAACGCGCAGCTGTCCCGTTCGTTCGGGGAGTCGTCGTTCCTCGGCGCTCCCCTGCAGTCCGCCATCTCCACGGCCAACGGCAACGTCACTGTCATCGTCATCGCGACCACGATGGTCATCCTCATGAGCGCGTCGCAGTTCATCACGCAGCTGCAGATCATGGCCAAGAACATGTCCGAGGAGACCAAGGCCAGCCCGATGTTCAAGCAGCAGCGCATCCTGCTGTACATCCTCCCGCTGGTCTTCGCGGTGTCCGGCATCGCCTTCCCGCTCGGCGTCATGTTCTACTGGCTGGTCTCGAACTTCTGGACGATGGGCCAGCAGTTCCTCGTCATCCGCAACATGCCCACTCCCGGCAGCGAAGCGGCGCGTGCTCGTGAGGCACGGCTCGCGCGCAAGGGCAAGCTCGTCGCCCCTGAGGCATCGACGCAGTCGTCGACCATCGTGGTGGAGGAGCGCAAGCCGGCCCAGCGTCAGCAGCCGGTGGGCAAGAACCGCGCCAAGAAGCAGTCGGGATCCAAGAGCCGATGA
- the yidD gene encoding membrane protein insertion efficiency factor YidD, with the protein MKRALTSVVLAPRNAAIAVISLYRRVVSPLYGDVCRYYPSCSAYGLEAVQEHGLVHGGLLAAWRVCRCHPWAEGGIDDVPARRVQQYRRTRLGFVVAPSHGKG; encoded by the coding sequence ATGAAGAGGGCACTGACCTCCGTCGTCTTGGCGCCTCGGAACGCCGCCATCGCCGTGATCAGCCTCTACCGGCGCGTGGTCTCCCCTCTCTACGGGGATGTCTGCAGGTACTACCCGTCCTGTTCCGCGTACGGCCTCGAGGCCGTGCAGGAGCACGGGCTCGTCCACGGTGGCCTCCTCGCCGCGTGGCGCGTGTGCCGGTGCCACCCCTGGGCGGAGGGCGGCATCGACGACGTCCCCGCTCGCCGGGTCCAGCAGTACCGACGCACGAGGCTCGGATTCGTCGTCGCACCCAGCCACGGAAAGGGCTAA
- the rnpA gene encoding ribonuclease P protein component: MLARRNRVTSGADYRTIVRRGRRTTTGTAVVSALAGSSDAPTRFGFIVSKKVGNAVTRNLVRRRLKAVSAGLLHSVPPGTSIVIRVLPGMERTAWDTLQEEMASAVTRAVRTT, from the coding sequence GTGCTCGCGCGACGGAACCGCGTGACGAGCGGTGCGGACTACCGCACCATCGTCAGGCGGGGCCGTCGGACGACCACGGGAACTGCGGTCGTGTCCGCACTCGCCGGTTCCTCCGACGCTCCGACCCGATTCGGGTTCATCGTGTCGAAGAAGGTCGGCAACGCCGTGACCCGGAACCTGGTCCGAAGGCGCCTGAAGGCGGTATCGGCCGGTCTCCTCCACTCGGTGCCCCCGGGGACCTCCATCGTGATCCGCGTACTGCCAGGCATGGAGCGGACAGCGTGGGATACCCTGCAGGAGGAGATGGCGTCAGCCGTGACGCGGGCCGTGAGGACGACATGA
- the rpmH gene encoding 50S ribosomal protein L34, giving the protein MSKRTFQPNNRKKAKKHGFRLRMRTRAGRAILAARRGKGRTELSA; this is encoded by the coding sequence GTGAGCAAGCGCACCTTCCAGCCGAACAACCGCAAGAAGGCCAAGAAGCACGGCTTCCGCCTCCGCATGCGCACCCGTGCCGGCCGTGCCATCCTCGCCGCCCGCCGTGGCAAGGGACGCACCGAGCTCTCCGCGTAG
- the dnaA gene encoding chromosomal replication initiator protein DnaA: MSDRSDPTHAIWQKVLAALTADDRITPQLHGFISLVEPKGVMTGTLYLEVPNDLTRGMLEQRIRVPLLNAIGSLDEAAGVSNFAIVVNPEIAQDAFAQHPEPATEQPYIETPTITAPTDNPGLPPSPSRGDSRLNPKYGFDTFVIGGSNRFAHAAAVAVAEAPAKAYNPLFIYGDSGLGKTHLLHAIGHYAISLYPGIRVRYVSSEEFTNDFINSIANNRSSLFQSRYRDNDILLIDDIQFLQGKDSTQEAFFHTFNTLHDHNKQVVITSDLPPKHLTGFEDRMRSRFEWGLITDVQAPDLETRIAILRKKAQSEKLQVPDDILEYMATKVTSNIRELEGTLIRVTAFASLNKTPVDLALVQTVLKDLITLDEDNVIAPVDIINHTAAYFKLTVDDLYGSSRSQAVATARQIAMYLCRELTNLSLPKIGQLFGNRDHTTVMYANKKITELMKERRSIYNQVTELTSRIKQNHRYGKM; this comes from the coding sequence ATGTCCGACCGCTCCGACCCGACGCACGCGATCTGGCAGAAGGTGCTCGCCGCCCTCACCGCGGACGACCGGATCACCCCGCAGCTGCACGGCTTCATCAGCCTGGTGGAGCCGAAGGGGGTGATGACCGGCACTCTCTACCTCGAGGTCCCCAACGACCTCACCCGCGGCATGCTGGAGCAGCGCATCCGCGTGCCTCTCCTCAACGCCATCGGCTCGCTCGACGAGGCGGCGGGCGTGAGCAACTTCGCCATCGTCGTCAACCCCGAGATCGCGCAGGACGCCTTCGCCCAGCACCCCGAGCCGGCGACGGAGCAGCCGTACATCGAGACGCCGACCATCACGGCGCCCACCGACAACCCGGGGCTGCCGCCGTCACCATCCCGCGGCGACTCGCGCCTCAACCCGAAGTACGGCTTCGACACCTTCGTCATCGGCGGGTCCAACCGCTTCGCCCACGCCGCGGCCGTCGCCGTCGCCGAGGCGCCGGCCAAGGCCTACAACCCGCTCTTCATCTACGGCGACTCGGGCCTCGGCAAGACCCACCTCCTCCACGCCATCGGGCACTACGCGATCAGCCTCTACCCCGGGATCCGCGTGCGGTACGTGAGCTCCGAGGAGTTCACCAACGACTTCATCAACTCGATCGCGAACAACCGGTCGTCGCTGTTCCAGTCGCGCTACCGCGACAACGACATCCTGCTGATCGACGACATCCAGTTCCTCCAGGGCAAGGACTCCACGCAGGAGGCCTTCTTCCACACCTTCAACACGCTCCACGACCACAACAAGCAGGTGGTCATCACGAGCGACCTCCCGCCGAAGCACCTCACGGGCTTCGAGGACCGGATGCGCTCGCGCTTCGAGTGGGGGCTCATCACCGACGTCCAGGCGCCCGACCTCGAGACGCGCATCGCGATCCTCCGCAAGAAGGCGCAGAGCGAGAAGCTGCAGGTGCCGGACGACATCCTCGAGTACATGGCCACCAAGGTCACCTCGAACATCCGGGAGCTCGAGGGCACCCTCATCCGCGTCACCGCGTTCGCGAGCCTCAACAAGACGCCGGTCGACCTCGCGCTCGTGCAGACGGTCCTGAAGGACCTGATCACGCTCGACGAGGACAACGTCATCGCGCCGGTCGACATCATCAACCACACCGCGGCCTACTTCAAGCTCACGGTCGACGACCTCTACGGCTCGTCCCGCTCGCAGGCCGTGGCCACCGCACGCCAGATCGCGATGTACCTCTGCCGTGAGCTGACCAACCTCTCACTGCCGAAGATCGGGCAGCTGTTCGGCAACCGCGACCACACGACGGTCATGTACGCCAACAAGAAGATCACCGAGCTCATGAAGGAGCGGCGCTCCATCTACAACCAGGTGACCGAGCTCACCAGCCGCATCAAGCAGAACCACCGCTACGGCAAGATGTGA
- the dnaN gene encoding DNA polymerase III subunit beta: MKFQVNRDVFSEAVSFAVKLLPQRTTLPILSGVLIEATEDGLTLSSFDYEVSARTQIQAEIEEAGRVLVSGRLLADIANRLPNAPVRFTTEDSKITVSCGSAHFTLLSMPVEEYPTLPQISEQSGLLPAEQFAAAVSQVAVAASRDDVTPVITGVQLEVGETSLGLIATDRYRVAVREIDWDGGDSTTDGTSRTALVPARTLQEIGKTFGHSGTISVAITDTDDRQLIAFSADRKTVTSLLIRGNFPPVKRLFPETVDNYAVINTADLIEATRRVQLVLEREAALRFTFTIDGLTLEAIGSEHAQASESIDALLTGVDTVVSLKPQFLLDGLGAVHSEFVRLSFTKTDNPNKPGPVLITSQSSKDQAGADNYRYLLQPNLLLR, from the coding sequence GTGAAGTTCCAAGTCAACAGGGACGTCTTCAGCGAGGCGGTGTCCTTCGCCGTCAAGCTCCTGCCGCAGCGCACGACCCTCCCGATCCTGAGCGGGGTGCTCATCGAGGCGACCGAGGACGGACTGACGCTGTCGTCGTTCGACTACGAGGTCTCGGCACGCACGCAGATCCAGGCGGAGATCGAGGAGGCCGGTCGCGTGCTGGTCTCCGGTCGCCTGCTCGCCGACATCGCGAACCGCCTCCCGAACGCGCCGGTGCGGTTCACCACCGAGGACTCCAAGATCACCGTCTCGTGCGGATCCGCCCACTTCACGCTCCTGAGCATGCCCGTCGAGGAGTACCCGACGCTGCCGCAGATCTCGGAGCAGTCCGGCCTCCTGCCCGCCGAGCAGTTCGCCGCAGCGGTCTCGCAGGTCGCGGTCGCCGCATCGCGGGACGACGTCACGCCCGTCATCACCGGCGTGCAGCTCGAAGTGGGGGAGACCAGCCTCGGCCTCATCGCCACCGACCGCTACCGGGTGGCCGTGCGCGAGATCGACTGGGACGGCGGCGACTCCACGACCGACGGCACGAGCCGCACCGCACTCGTGCCCGCCCGCACCCTGCAGGAGATCGGGAAGACCTTCGGGCACAGCGGGACCATCTCGGTCGCCATCACGGACACCGACGACCGCCAGCTCATCGCGTTCAGCGCCGACAGGAAGACCGTCACGTCCCTGCTGATCCGCGGCAACTTCCCGCCGGTCAAGCGCCTCTTCCCCGAGACGGTCGACAACTACGCCGTCATCAACACGGCCGACCTCATCGAGGCGACGCGACGCGTCCAGCTGGTCCTCGAGCGCGAGGCGGCCCTGCGCTTCACCTTCACCATCGACGGCCTCACCCTGGAGGCCATCGGCTCCGAGCACGCGCAGGCATCGGAGAGCATCGACGCCCTCCTGACGGGCGTCGACACCGTGGTGTCGCTGAAGCCCCAGTTCCTGCTGGACGGCCTCGGCGCCGTCCACTCCGAGTTCGTCCGCCTCTCGTTCACGAAGACGGACAACCCCAACAAGCCCGGCCCCGTGCTCATCACGAGCCAGTCCTCCAAGGACCAGGCCGGCGCTGACAACTACCGGTACCTGCTGCAGCCGAACCTGCTGCTGCGCTAG
- the gnd gene encoding phosphogluconate dehydrogenase (NAD(+)-dependent, decarboxylating), whose translation MHIGLVGLGKMGARMRARLEANGIEVTGYDTNPDVSDVATLDDLAAALPTPRLVWVMVPAGTVTQNVVGDLARILEPGDLVIDGGNSKFTDDFAHAGLLKDKGIDFVDAGVSGGVWGLENGYGLMVGGPVEQVQRAMPVFDALRPEGPREEGFVHVGDSGAGHYAKMVHNGIEYAMMQSFAEGYELLAARTDIIKDVTGTFEAWQRGTVVRSWLLELLVKALKEDPGFEDIEGFVQDSGEGRWTIEEALDNAVPMPAISASIFARFSSRQEDSPAMKAVAALRNQFGGHSVQKKS comes from the coding sequence ATGCACATCGGACTCGTCGGACTCGGCAAGATGGGCGCCCGCATGCGCGCGCGCCTCGAGGCGAACGGCATCGAGGTGACCGGCTACGACACCAACCCCGACGTCTCCGACGTGGCCACCCTCGACGACCTCGCCGCCGCGCTGCCCACGCCGCGCCTCGTCTGGGTCATGGTCCCGGCCGGCACGGTCACGCAGAACGTCGTGGGCGACCTCGCCCGAATCCTGGAGCCCGGCGACCTCGTGATCGACGGCGGCAACTCCAAGTTCACCGACGACTTCGCGCACGCGGGGCTGCTCAAGGACAAGGGCATCGACTTCGTCGACGCCGGCGTCTCGGGCGGCGTCTGGGGCCTCGAGAACGGCTACGGCCTCATGGTCGGCGGACCCGTCGAGCAGGTCCAGCGCGCGATGCCCGTCTTCGACGCGCTCCGTCCCGAGGGGCCCCGCGAGGAGGGCTTCGTCCACGTCGGCGACTCCGGCGCGGGTCACTACGCGAAGATGGTCCACAACGGCATCGAGTACGCCATGATGCAGTCGTTCGCCGAGGGCTACGAGCTCCTCGCGGCGCGCACGGACATCATCAAGGACGTCACGGGCACGTTCGAGGCGTGGCAGCGCGGCACGGTCGTCCGCTCCTGGCTGCTCGAGCTCCTGGTCAAGGCGCTCAAGGAGGACCCGGGCTTCGAGGACATCGAGGGCTTCGTGCAGGACTCCGGCGAGGGCCGGTGGACCATCGAGGAGGCGCTCGACAACGCGGTCCCCATGCCCGCCATCAGCGCGTCGATCTTCGCGCGCTTCTCCTCCCGCCAGGAGGACTCCCCTGCCATGAAGGCCGTCGCGGCGCTGCGCAACCAGTTCGGCGGCCACTCGGTGCAGAAGAAGTCCTGA
- the recF gene encoding DNA replication/repair protein RecF (All proteins in this family for which functions are known are DNA-binding proteins that assist the filamentation of RecA onto DNA for the initiation of recombination or recombinational repair.) — translation MIVRHLSLGDFRNYTRADVALLPGATLFVGSNGQGKTNLVEALGFLSTLGSHRVSTDQALIRQGAESAVIRALLQHAGRELRVEVQINRSSANRAQVNGTATKPRELPRYFSSVLFAPEDLALVRGDPSGRRRLLDQLLVLRTPRLAGVLSDYDRALKQRNTLLKSARARGMKADQLGTLDIWDERLVAIGSQIIAARGALVEALQPELARAYLAVAGSDHGPSARPELSILADDPGEDDVADETGARDGGRFTRTEDVVPVFTAAIARMRPRELERGLTLVGPHRDDVLFRLNGLPAKGYASHGESWSFALALKLASAELLRRDSQTGDPVLILDDVFAELDQARRGRLAEAVTGFEQVLITAAVFEDVPDHLAANAVHIRAGEIVDAPAPAPATADKDGGAA, via the coding sequence ATGATCGTCCGTCACCTCTCCCTGGGTGACTTCCGCAACTACACCCGCGCGGACGTCGCGCTCCTGCCCGGTGCCACCCTGTTCGTGGGGAGCAACGGGCAGGGCAAGACGAACCTGGTGGAGGCGCTGGGCTTCCTGAGCACGCTCGGGTCGCACCGCGTCTCCACCGACCAGGCCCTCATCCGGCAGGGCGCGGAGTCGGCCGTGATCCGGGCTCTGCTGCAGCACGCGGGCCGCGAGCTCCGGGTCGAGGTGCAGATCAACCGCTCATCGGCGAACCGCGCGCAGGTCAACGGCACGGCGACCAAGCCGCGTGAGCTGCCGCGGTACTTCTCGAGCGTGCTGTTCGCACCGGAGGACCTGGCGCTCGTCCGCGGCGATCCGTCGGGTCGGCGCCGGCTGCTCGACCAGCTGCTCGTGCTGCGCACGCCTCGGCTCGCCGGAGTCCTGTCGGACTACGACCGGGCCTTGAAGCAGCGCAACACCCTGCTCAAGTCGGCCCGGGCTCGGGGGATGAAGGCCGACCAGCTGGGCACGCTCGACATCTGGGATGAGCGTCTCGTCGCCATCGGCTCGCAGATCATCGCGGCGCGCGGTGCTCTGGTCGAGGCGCTGCAGCCGGAGCTGGCGCGCGCGTACCTGGCCGTGGCGGGATCCGACCACGGGCCGTCGGCGCGTCCGGAGCTGAGCATCCTCGCGGACGACCCGGGGGAGGACGACGTCGCGGATGAGACCGGCGCGCGCGACGGCGGTCGCTTCACGCGGACCGAGGACGTCGTGCCCGTCTTCACCGCCGCCATCGCCCGGATGCGGCCCCGCGAGCTCGAACGGGGGCTGACCCTGGTGGGCCCGCATCGCGACGACGTCCTGTTCCGGCTTAACGGGTTACCCGCGAAGGGCTATGCCAGTCACGGCGAGTCGTGGTCGTTCGCCCTGGCGCTGAAGCTCGCGTCGGCCGAGCTGCTGCGACGCGACTCGCAGACGGGGGACCCCGTGCTGATCCTCGACGACGTGTTCGCCGAGCTCGACCAGGCCAGGCGCGGGCGCCTCGCGGAGGCCGTCACCGGCTTCGAGCAGGTGCTCATCACCGCTGCCGTCTTCGAGGACGTGCCCGACCACCTGGCGGCGAACGCCGTGCACATCCGCGCCGGCGAGATCGTCGACGCGCCGGCGCCGGCGCCGGCGACCGCCGACAAGGACGGGGGAGCGGCGTGA
- a CDS encoding DUF721 domain-containing protein: MIPRAADGGPLPESEAVAVYRRFRRVFGDASVRSPSARKRREQKAGSSPFQPGRDPDSLGNVMDSLTSRMGWTSSLSQAELMAAWTTIAGEETAVHSSPVGIEDGLLTVECESTAWATQLRLMRVEITTRIAERFPDAGIRSIRFQGPNAPSWKKGPRSIPGRGPRDTYG; the protein is encoded by the coding sequence GTGATCCCCCGCGCCGCCGACGGCGGTCCGCTGCCCGAGTCGGAGGCGGTGGCCGTCTACCGACGTTTCCGCCGGGTGTTCGGCGACGCGTCGGTGCGGTCGCCGTCCGCGCGGAAGCGCCGCGAGCAGAAGGCGGGCAGCTCCCCGTTCCAGCCCGGACGGGATCCCGACTCGCTCGGGAACGTGATGGACTCGCTCACCTCGCGCATGGGATGGACGTCATCGCTGTCGCAGGCCGAGCTCATGGCGGCGTGGACGACGATCGCCGGCGAGGAGACCGCCGTGCACTCGTCGCCGGTGGGCATCGAGGACGGCCTCCTCACGGTCGAATGCGAGTCCACGGCATGGGCGACGCAGCTCCGGCTCATGCGCGTGGAGATCACGACGCGCATCGCCGAGCGCTTCCCCGACGCGGGCATCAGGTCGATCCGCTTCCAGGGGCCGAACGCCCCGTCCTGGAAAAAGGGTCCCAGGTCGATCCCAGGGCGGGGCCCGCGCGATACCTACGGCTAG
- the gyrB gene encoding DNA topoisomerase (ATP-hydrolyzing) subunit B — MTSDASQDLPDDSTPDEVEVEETHNDSDHITRQQVSNDYGANEIQVLEGLEAVRKRPGMYIGSTGPRGLHHLVSEIVDNSVDEALAGFASDIQITMRKDGGIRVVDDGRGIPVDIHPVEGISTVELVLTKLHAGGKFGGGGYAVSGGLHGVGSSVVNALSERLDVEVRRQGAVWRQSFTIGVPDAPLQKGEGSTETGTTITFWPSREIFETVEFDYDTLRARFQQMAFLNKGLALTLHDEREVDGAEHRTEKFLYERGLVDYVEHLVKAKKTEVVNADVIAFESEDTVKKISLEVAMQWTTSYTESVHTYANTINTHEGGTHEEGFRAALTTLVNRYARENKLLREKDENLTGDDVREGLTAVISVKLGEPQFEGQTKTKLGNTEAKAYVQRIVGQQLGDWLEKNPAQAKDIIRKGMQASQARLAARKAREQTRRKGLLESGGMPGKLKDCQSKDPALSEVFLVEGDSAGGSAVQGRNPTTQAILPLRGKILNVEKARLDRALQNNEVQSMITAFGAGIGEDFNAEKVRYHKIVLMADADVDGQHITTLLLTLLFRYMRPLIELGYVYLAQPPLYRLKWSNAEHQYVYTDAERDALLAHGQANGKRIPKDNGIQRYKGLGEMDYKELWETTMDPATRTLMQVTLDDAAGADEVFSTLMGEDVESRRSFIQRNAKDVRFLDI, encoded by the coding sequence ATGACATCGGATGCCTCACAGGACCTCCCCGACGACTCCACCCCCGACGAGGTGGAGGTCGAGGAGACGCACAACGACTCCGACCACATCACCCGCCAGCAGGTGAGCAACGACTACGGCGCCAACGAGATCCAGGTGCTCGAGGGCCTCGAGGCCGTGCGCAAGCGGCCCGGCATGTACATCGGGTCCACCGGCCCGCGCGGTCTGCACCACCTGGTGAGCGAGATCGTCGACAACTCCGTCGACGAGGCCCTCGCCGGGTTCGCCAGCGACATCCAGATCACCATGCGGAAGGACGGCGGCATCCGCGTCGTCGACGACGGGCGCGGCATCCCGGTGGACATCCACCCCGTCGAGGGGATCTCCACGGTCGAGCTCGTCCTCACCAAGCTGCACGCCGGCGGCAAGTTCGGCGGCGGGGGGTACGCGGTGTCCGGCGGCCTGCACGGCGTCGGCAGCTCCGTCGTGAACGCGCTGTCGGAGCGCCTCGACGTCGAGGTCCGCCGCCAGGGCGCCGTGTGGCGCCAGAGCTTCACCATCGGCGTGCCGGACGCACCGCTCCAGAAGGGCGAGGGATCCACCGAGACTGGCACGACCATCACCTTCTGGCCCAGCCGCGAGATCTTCGAGACCGTCGAGTTCGACTACGACACGCTCCGCGCGCGCTTCCAGCAGATGGCGTTCCTCAACAAGGGGCTCGCCCTCACGCTGCACGACGAGCGCGAGGTCGACGGGGCCGAGCACCGCACGGAGAAGTTCCTCTACGAGCGGGGCCTCGTCGACTACGTCGAGCACCTCGTGAAGGCGAAGAAGACCGAGGTCGTCAACGCCGACGTCATCGCCTTCGAGTCCGAGGACACGGTCAAGAAGATCAGCCTCGAGGTCGCGATGCAGTGGACCACCTCCTACACGGAGAGCGTCCACACCTACGCGAACACCATCAACACGCACGAGGGCGGCACGCACGAGGAGGGGTTCCGCGCGGCGCTCACCACGCTCGTCAACCGCTACGCGCGCGAGAACAAGCTGCTCCGCGAGAAGGACGAGAACCTCACGGGCGACGACGTCCGCGAGGGACTCACCGCCGTCATCTCCGTGAAGCTCGGCGAGCCGCAGTTCGAGGGCCAGACCAAGACCAAGCTCGGCAACACAGAGGCGAAGGCCTACGTCCAGCGCATCGTCGGCCAGCAGCTCGGCGACTGGCTCGAGAAGAACCCGGCGCAGGCGAAGGACATCATCCGCAAGGGGATGCAGGCCTCGCAGGCGCGGCTGGCCGCCCGCAAGGCGCGCGAGCAGACCCGGCGCAAGGGCCTGCTCGAGTCGGGCGGCATGCCCGGCAAGCTCAAGGACTGCCAGAGCAAGGACCCGGCGCTCAGCGAGGTGTTCCTCGTCGAGGGAGACTCGGCCGGCGGTTCCGCGGTGCAGGGCCGCAACCCCACGACGCAGGCGATCCTGCCGCTGCGGGGAAAGATCCTCAACGTGGAGAAGGCGCGCCTCGACCGCGCGCTGCAGAACAACGAGGTGCAGTCGATGATCACCGCGTTCGGCGCGGGCATCGGCGAGGACTTCAACGCCGAGAAGGTCAGGTACCACAAGATCGTGCTCATGGCCGACGCGGACGTCGACGGCCAGCACATCACGACCCTTCTCCTCACCCTGCTGTTCCGGTACATGCGACCGCTCATCGAGCTCGGCTACGTGTACCTCGCGCAGCCGCCGCTGTACCGGCTCAAGTGGTCGAACGCGGAGCACCAGTACGTCTACACGGACGCGGAGCGCGACGCCCTGCTCGCGCACGGGCAGGCGAACGGGAAGCGCATCCCGAAGGACAACGGCATCCAGCGCTACAAGGGCCTCGGCGAGATGGACTACAAGGAGCTGTGGGAGACCACCATGGATCCGGCCACCCGCACGCTCATGCAGGTGACGCTCGACGACGCCGCGGGCGCCGACGAGGTCTTCTCGACGCTGATGGGCGAGGACGTCGAGTCCCGCCGGAGCTTCATCCAGCGCAACGCCAAGGACGTCAGGTTCCTCGACATCTGA